From Alloacidobacterium dinghuense:
GCGACCCGCGCGAAGATGTGTACGCGCTGCCGAGTGGGAAGTATGAAATTCCGTTGCTGATCTGCGATCGCATGTTGAAGACGGATGGGCAACTTGAGTATCCGGTATCAGAGAAGACGGGCGAGGTTTGGGTGCCGGAGGTTTTCGGCAATGCGATTCTGGCGAATGGGAAGCTGTTGCCGTATTGCGAAGTGGAACCGCGGCTGTATCGCTTCCGCGTGATGAATGGGTCGAATGGGCGGTTCTTCCGATTTTCGCTGGAGAGTGGCGCGGAGTTTTATCAGGTTGGATCAGACCAGGGATTGCTGGTTGCTCCGGCGAAGCTGAAGCGGGTGACGATGGCTCCGGGCGAGCGCGCTGATTTGCTGATCGATTTCAGTTCGATGGCTGGTCAGCGCGTGAACTTTGTGAGCGACAGCTTTTCTATTTTGCAGTTTCGTGTGGGCAAGACTGCGGCGGGTGAACGTGGGGTGGTTCCAGAAAAGCTCCATGAATTTGAGCGGATTGCTGAGTCGAGCGCGGTGAAGACGCGGCAGCTGACGCTGGATGAAAACATGGACGATATTCAGCGGTCGATGGGGATGCTGCTGAACAAGACGCCCTGGCACGCTCCGATTACAGAGAAGCCGGTGCTGGATTCGACGGAAATCTGGGAGTTGGTGAATCTGACGGATGATTCGCATCCGATTCATTTGCATTTGGTGCGGTTTCAGATTCTCGATCGCCGGCGATTCGAGGCGTTTCATTTTCAGGACAAGGGCGAGCTGTGGTTTACCGGACCGGTGGTGAAGCCCGATGCGAATGAAATGGGATGGAAGGATACGGTGCGCTGCGATCCGAATATGGTGACGCGGATTATTGTGCCGTTCAATGGATATGCGGGGCGGTATGTTTGGCATTGTCACGTGCTGGAGCACGAGGACAATGAGATGATGCGTCCGTTCGAGGTGGTGAAGGGATGAGCGCTTCGCGCTGGTCTGAGTAGCTTGCTCAGGGATGACATCGTCTGAGTAGGAGTAGTGTAGTACCCTCCCACCCTTTCGCAAAATACGCGAAAGGATGGGGCACCCGTTTGTCGTACCTACAGATGCAAACTGCAGATCCTTCCACTTTTCCTTCGTTTTACTCAAGGTCCGCGTCAGGATGACAAGTTTTGGCGAGGTCAGATCTTCAATTCGGGGAATGCGGTGATGCGTAGTTTTGCGGCGGCGTAGGGGACGAGCGTTACTGTTTCTTCCGGCTGGTCGCAGGTGACAGGGCTTTGCGGGACGGGGTTTGCTACTCCGTCTTCGGCGACCCACGCGGGAAGCTTGCGGGCTTTTACTTCGAGCTTTACTGGTGAAGCTTTGAGGGTGAATGGGCCTTCAGCCACGGGTAATTCTGTTGCTTTGATCTCGTCTGTTTTGACGGCGTAGTTCCATTGCGTGGTGGGGTAGACCTGCCAGTCGGCGGTCATGCCGCGGTCGCGCAGCTTGAGCCAGTCTTCTCCAATGGGGTAGGAAAAGACGAGCGGACCGCGCTCGAAGGCGATGGAGTTGTTGAAGCCTTTGTTGGCGCGCGCTTCGAGTGGGAGAGTGAGTTCAACGGTGTCGCCCTGCTTCCATGTGCGTTCGATTTTTGCGAAGGTTCCGGCTGGGGGGGATGGTTGTGACTGGCCATTGACGCGGATGCCGGCATCCTTTGCCCATGCGGGGATACGCAATTGCAGCGGGAAGTTCAGGGCTTTCTCTGCATGGACCGCGATGCGGATCTTGTCACGGAATGGGTATTCGGTTTGTTCTGTGATGCGAACGGGCGTGCTGCGAATCGTGGCTTGGACTTCGCTGGGCGCGTAGACGAGGGCGGCGATGCCGTCATCGCTGCTGGCCATCCAGAGATTCGCGGTGAGCTTGGGCCAGCCCTGATGGAAATTTGCTGCGCAGCAACCGAAGTTAGGTTCGAGTCCAAAGAGATTGGATTCGGGGCCATCGGTGGTCCACGGCTTGTGGTTGAGGCTGCACTGGACCTGATTCGGTTGCTGATTGTATTGGTGCGCCCACATGTCATCGGTGAAGGTGCCTGGCAGGCAGTTGTAGGCGAGGCGTTCAAGTCGGTCTCCGAGTATCGGAGTGCCCATTACTGCGAGCGCCACTTCGAGCGAGTACATCATCTCGACCACGGTGCAGAGTTCTGTGCCCTGCGACGGGTTTGGTCCGGCGAGATGCTCATCGGCAGAGAAGATGCCGTTGGGCAGGCCGTGATAGCGGTCGAGTTCGGCGAGTTGATGCATGAGCGCGTTGCGGTCGGTGTTGTTTCCGCTGAGAAGTGACCAGACGGGCGAGGCCTTGAGCGCCATGGCATTGTTAACGCCGTGCGTGGCGAGTGCCGTATCGCTGAGTCCCTTGTGCTCGTCGAGCTTGATGAATTCCCGCGTGATGCGATGGGTGTATTGGAAGTTGGCGAATTCGGCTTGCCAGTCGTATCCCTGCTGATGGAGAAGCTTCGCGAGTTCGATGAGCTTGGGGTCGCCGGTGCGGTTGTAGAGCCAGAGCACGCTCAGGACTTCGTCATGCCAGCGGAACTTGCCCCAGTCTCGCAAGGGACGCGTAGACAGTTGCGAGATCTGGTATGAGAAGTAGCGCTGCATGAAGGGGATGACGCGCGAGTCGCCCGTTGCTTCCTGATATTGCGTGAGCGCTTTGAGTATGACCATGCGCGGCCACCAGTCGTCATTGGAGCGCGGGCCGATCATGCCGTTGGGCTGCTGGTTGTTGAGTGTCCAGTCGATGTATTTCTGAGCTTTAGCCTTGAGACGGGCATCGTCGAGCTGATATGCAAGCGGGACGAGACCGTCGAGGTAGTAGGGACCGCGCTCCCAGGATTCGCCGGTGCCGCCGAGCCAGCCGGAGTTTGGGCCTACGTCGGCCCAGGTTTCGTCGAGATGGCCGCCGAGTCCATTGCCTTGAATTTGTAACTGTGCGCGTAACCATCCTGCAGGTCTGATGGCGCCGAGCGGCAGTGGGTCGAAAGTGTTGGGTGTGAGTGGAGCGCGGTTTTTTACTGCGTTGTCTGTCGGGCCTGTGGCTGGGAAGCCGAATGCGCGTGTGTTTGCTGCGAGAGCTGCTGCGGCGCTGAGTTGCTTGCAGAAGGCTCTGCGATTGATGAACCAGTCGGACTCTGACTTCAAAGCTTGCTCCAGGAAAATAAAATCTGGAGGTATGGTAAGCGATCACATGTGTTGTCGGTATGAACCAGATGGACTATGCGCTAACTTCCTGCACGCCAAGGAGAGATGGTATTCCAGTGTTGGAGTTGTTCGGTTGCCCAGGCTGGAGTCTTATCTTTGTGGCAGGTGTTGCAGGCATTTGGAATGCCGAATTGTTCTGTCATTTTCGGCCAGATGAAGTTAAAGGTGTGACTGCTGACGAACTGACCTTTGATAGTGACTTCGATCTTCGGCATGTGGCAGGCTGCGCACTGGCTTCCAGCGCTGGTTTCGGCATGATGCGTATGTTCGGCGACTGATGTTTTCAAGCCTGCCGGATTTTCTTTGGTGTGACAGCCGAGGCAGAGTTCGTTTCCGGTAGCGATGAGGTTGGAGGGATTGTCACTGCTGTGAACGTCGTGGCAATCGAAGCAGCGCAGGCCACGGTGATACATGTTGCTGTGGATGAAGTCGTTGCCCTGCATGCGGTTTTTGTGTGCGGTGCCGTCGGGGAAGTAGTAGAAGTCCTGCGTGCCGAGCTTTGATTCTTCGAGACGCCAGTAGTCGGAGAGGCGTTGTCCGGGAAGGTAGCCTACGGGCCAGTCGTAATACTTTCCTTCGATGGTTTCCTGCAGGGGGCGTCCCTGTGTGTGGCACTGCATGCAGACATCGGTTCCACGTACGTTGTCGAGGTTTCGCGGATTGACGATGTTGTCTTTTGTCGGGTGCAGGACGTGGTCGCTGCCGGGGCCGTGGCATTTCTCGCAGCCCACGTTCCATTCGGTGACTTGTTTGGTCTCGATGTTGTAGTTGACGGAGTGGCAGCCGTCGCAGAGCGGACCTGTAGGCCGATCGAAGTTGCTGTCGGGATAGTAGGCGGCCCACCAGTCAGTTCCTTTCTCTACGTGAAAAGGCAGCCACTTCTTTTGTGCGATGTCCCATTGCGCGGGCAGAACGTAGTACTCATCGCCGCGACGGGTGAAGTAACGCTGCTTCCAGCGGCTGCCGTAAACGAAGGCGACATCTTTCAGGTCGAAAGTACGCACGGGGTCGGGATGGGTGAAATCGCCGAGAAGAGCTTCAGGGTGTTTGGCGGGATCACGCACGACGTTGGCCATGCGCGTTTTCGACCAGCTGGCGTAGATTTGCTCGTGGCACTTGCGGCATTGTTCGGAGCCGACGAACGTGGCCTTGGTAGAAGTTTGAGCGCTGACGTGCAAAAGCGGTAGGAACAAAAAGATGCAGAGAAGAAATTCCGAGTGGAACCGGCTTCTGAACATGAAGAGTGGTCGCCTTAGTGTGATGTTACTGGTTCACACCACTGGCGAGAAAGCCGCCGTCGACAACTAATGTTTGTCCGGTTACATACGACGCTCCATCGGATGAAAGAAAGATGGCAGCACCGACGACTTCTTCTGTTTTTCCGAAGCGGCCCATGGGGGTCCGCATAAGGAGTTCCTTGCCGCGTGGCGTGCTGTCGAGAAGTTCGGCGTTGAGTGCGGTGCGGAAGACTCCCGGGGCGATGGCATTGACACAGACGCCGTGTTTCGACCACTCGACGGCGAGTGAGCGCGTAAGCGACGCGACGGCGGCTTTGCTGGCGGCATAGGCGGCGACTTCATTCAGTGCGACGAAGGTGTTGAGCGAGGCGATGTTGATGATGCGTCCGTAGCCGCGGTCGAGCATGTGCTTGCCAAAGATCTGGCAGGCGCGCAGAGTTCCAGTGAGGTTGGTGTCCATAATGCTCTGCCACTCTTCTTCCGGAAAGGTGAGCGTAGGCGCGCGCTTGATCTTTCCTGCGCAGTTGATGAGGATGTCGACTTTCTCGAAATGCTTGAGGGTCTCGACGAGGAGGTTTTCGAGCGAGGCGCGTTCTGCTACGTCAGAGGTGACGCGCAGGGTGCGCTTGCCTTTGGCTTCGATGGCGGCGGCGGTTTCTTCGACCTGCTCTTTGCGGCGCGCGGAAGCGATGACGTTGGCTCCGGCGTCGGCGAGGCCGAGGCTGAGGGCACGGCCGATGCCGGATGTTCCGCCAACGATGACGGCTGTTTTTCCTTCGAGGCTGAGTGGGTGGGACACTTATTTTTCGTACCTCAGGGCTGAAGCCCCTTTTCATTTTGATTTTTATTGCGAGGGCTAAAGCCCTCGCCTACCTCATCAAGTGAAGTGGCCTTTGTAGGCCCAGAGACCGAGGCCGGGATTTGAGATGAAGAAAATTTCTTCGCCGTTGACGGTGTTGTAGCCGTTCGCGAGTTTCGTCGGATCGTAGCGCCCGGTCATGGTGGCGAGGTCGGCGTAGCGGAAGCCTACGCTCTCGATTTCCTGTTGCGTGAGCGAGCCGGGGCAGTAGGTGATGTTGAAGCGCCCTTCCGACGAGCCGTGGATGAGGTGCGCGGCGGCGCTCAGGTCAGATGCGAGGTCGGGATGCTTCTCGACGGCTTCAAGTGTGGATGGCGTGCCGCGGTATCCGTACTTGCGGATGAGCGCGTCGATGGTTTTGTCTTCGCCGAATTCTTTCACTCCGGGTGCGAGGACGATGAGTTCGCCGCCATCGGCTAATGCCATACGCGTGCGGTAGACGGCTTTGTTACCGAGCCACGTGCTTTTGAATTCCTGCGGTTCAAGATAGACGACGGCTTTCTGGATGGAGCGGTCGAGCATTTCGAAGTTGACTTCGAGGCTCAGATCGGCGGCGCGGTGGAAGCACTCGACATCGTCGCCGACGAAGAGTCCGCGCACGGCTAGTCGGCCTTGCGCGTTGCGGCCGACGACGGTGTGCACGTAGACGATGGGTATGTTTTTCAGGAACTTGTCGGAGGCGTAATTGAGCACTTCGCGCACGGGATTATGGGCGCGACCCATGATGCGTTCCATGCCGTAGACTGCGCCGAGATAATGGCTGCGGTTGATGCTTTCGCGGCCGCCGGTTCCGATGAGGATGTTCTTGTTGTAGTTGGCCATGCCGATAACTTCATGCGGCACGACCTGTCCAATGGAGAGCACGAGATCGAAGCCGCCACGAACGATGAGACGATTGACCTGCGCGGGCCATGCATAGTTGAGTTTGCCTTCCGATTGTTGGTAAATATATTCGGCGGGGACTTCGCCCAGCGTTTCGACATCGGTGCGCCAGTTGTGGACGCGGAAGAGCGAGTGCGGCACTTCGCCGAACATCCGCGTGAGGCTTGCGGGTGACATGGCGGAGTGGGTGCCGAGCGCGGGGAGAATGGCTTCGAGTTTGTCTCCGTAGTACTCATAGGCGTAGCGGGTGATGTCGCCTGCGCGGGAGTGGGCGCGGGTTTGATCGGGCGGTACGACGAGGACGCGCTTGCGTGCGCCGATCGCGTCGAGTGCCTGAAAGAGCAGTTCGCGGAGTTGGTCTGGTGCGAGTTCTGTGGTGCTGCTTCCGGTGCTTAGATAGAGGCTCATGCGTTATTGCAAGTTTACGCTGGTACGACCACGCTGTTTTACCTCAGCGGCTAAAGCCGCTTTCTGCTGCTGATTTTTGTGCGAGAGCCGAAGCCCTGCCTACCTCTCTTTCTAAGGCTCCTTATGCCGGGACTTCGATTTTCTTCAGTCCGGGTGCGAGTGTGCGGAGGACGAGCAAGGCAATGAGGTAGGCGCTGGCCGCGATTCCGAATAAAGACGAGTAGCTGTGGGTGATCTCGAGTATCCAGCCTGTGCTGAGGGAAAAGAGCACTCCGCCGACTGAACCGGCCATGCCTCCGATGCCGACGACTGCGCCTACGGCGCTCTTGGGGAACATGTCAGACGCGGTGGTGAAGAGGTTGGCGGACCATCCCTGATGCGCGGCTGCGGCGAGGCTGAGCAGGCCGACGGCGACCCATTCGGAATCCGTTCGGCTTGCGAAGAAAATGGGCGTCACCATGCAGGCGAAGAGCAGCATGGTCGTGAGACGGGCCTTGATCATCGATGTGCCGGTGCGATTGAAGAGTGCGGGGAGCCATCCGCCGCCGATGCTTCCGACCGCCGATGCGTTGTAGACGATGATGAGCGGCAAGCCGAGGTGCGTGAGTCCGAGATGGAAGCGGGCGTCGAAGAATTTCGGCAGCCAGTAGAGATAGAACCACCAGATAGGGTCGGTAAGAAATTTCGCCAGAGAAAATGCCCACGTCTGGCGATAGCCGATGATTTTGCTCCAGGGGATTTTCGCGACCGACTGCGGCGGGTCGCTGTTGATCTTGTCGAGTTCAGACTGGCTGACTTTGGGGTGATCGGATGGCTTGCGATAGTGGGTGAGCCACCAGACGATCCACGCGGCGCTGAAGGCTCCGGTGATCAGGAATGAGGCGCGCCACCCGTAACGAATTGTGACCCAGGGCACGATGGCGGGCGCGAGGATCGCGCCCAGATTCGTACCGGAGTTGAAGATTCCAGTCGCGAGAGAGCGCTCGCCTTGCGGGAACCATTCGGCGGTAGTTTTGATGGCGGCGGGAAAATTGCCGGATTCGCCGAGGCCGAGGAAGAAGCGCGCCACGCCGAATCCAAATGCGGAGTGGGCAAGGGAGTGGGCCATGGCGGAGATGCTCCAGATGCCCATGACGATGGCATAGCCGATGCGCGTGCCGAAGCGATCCACCATTTGTCCGGCGAGGATGAGGCCGACGGCGTAGGCGAACTGGAAGGCGCTGACGATATAGCCATACTGCGCCTCTGTCCAGCCGATGCTGTGCTGGAGCGTGGGGGCGAGGATGCCGAGGACCTGACGGTCCATGTAGTTGATGGAGGTCGCGGCGAAGAGCAGGGCGCAGATGGTCCAGCGCGTGTGGCTACTGACTGGGCGGGACACGATGAGGTCGTCGGCCAGCGCTGGTTCGATCGAGTTGCCGGAGGCAGTCAAGTTCAACTTCTTTCGCGCGCCAAAATTCGTTTCGCTTGGTTATATCTTCGCAGCTATTCCGTAGGCAAGACGCATGCCCCGTATTGTCTCTACAGACGGTATGCTTTGCGGACGAGGTTTATTGTCAGATCCTGTGCCAGATCGAATGCTTCGTCTTCATCGATGCGGTGCTCGGCAACGAGTCGGGCGAGGTAGTTGCAGTCGATGCGGCGGGCTACGTCATGGCGTGCCGGGATGGAGAGAAATGCGCGCGTGTCGTCATTGAAGCCGACGGTGTTGTAGAAGCCGGCGGTCTCGGTTGCCAATTCGCGGAAGCGGAGCATGCCTTCGGGGCTGTCAAAGAACCACCACGGCGGGCCGAGGCGCAGGCACGGATAGTGCCCTGCGAGCGGTGCGAGTTCGCGGCTGAAAGTGGATTCGTCGAGCGTGAAGAGGATGAAGGTGAAGGACGGCTCGTTGCCGAAGAGGTCGAGGAGTGGTTTGAGTCCGTGGACGTAGTCGGTTCGCGTGGGGATGTCGGCTCCGGAGTCACGACCGAATTGCTCGAAGACCTTTTGGTTGTGGTTGCGGAAGCTTCCGGGGTGAAGCTGCATCACCAAACCGTCGTCTATACTCATGCGCGCCATTTCCGTCAGCATCTGTGCGCGGAAGAGTTCCTGCTGCTCGGGGCTTGAGTTGCCTGAGAGGGTTGCTGCGAAGAGTTTTTCTGACTCCTGTGGGCTGAGGTTTGCTGTGTTGGCAGTGGGGTGGCCGTGGTCGGTGGCTGTGGCGCCGAGCGATTTGAAGCGCTGACGAGTTTTGCGCAGGCCGTTGAGGTAGCCGGGCCATGTGCTCGTGTCTTCGCCAGTCTGATCGCCGAGCTTCCCGATGTTTTCGCGGAAGCCTTGGAATGCCGGATCGACTACGGAGTCCGGGCGGAAAGTTGGGAGAATGCGGGCTTTCCAGTTTGATTCGCGGATGGCCTGGTGGTGTTCAAGTGAGTCGAGTGGTGAATCGGTGGTTGAGAGGGCTTCGAGGTGGAAGCGCTCGTAGAGGGCGCGTGGGAGGAATTCGGGCTGCTGGAGTTTTTCTGCGATGACGTCGAAGTAATGATCCGCAGTGGCGGCTGAGATGCGCTGGTCGAGGCCGAAGAGGATTTCGAATTCGTAGTCGAGCCAGATGCGCGTGGGTGTGCCGCTGAAGAGGTGATAGTGCTCAGCAAAGATGCGCCAGACTTTGCGCGAGTCGATTTTGTACGAGTCGGGAGCGCCGGTCTGGCGGATCCCGAGCTCGTGCATCGAGACGCCCTGACTGTAGAGCATCCGGTAGATGTAGTGATCGGGCAGGATGAGGAGTTGTGCCGGATCGGGAAACGGATCGTTCTTTGCGAACCATGCTGCTTCGGTGTGGCCGTGCGGGCTGATGATGGGCAAATCGCTGATCGATGCGTAGAGACGACGCGCGATGGCGCGGGTTCCGGGGTCAGCGGGAAAGAGCCGGTCTGGATGAAGGATGGCCAAGTGTGAAGACTCCTGAGTGCTGGTTTGGGATCGGGTTTCGGAGCCCGGTACGCTATTCGAAATCTGGAATCACGATCATAGTAAGGCCAATGATGTGGTCAGACCACAGTAGACCAGTCTAGCCTCATCCAAGGGATTTTGGTCAAGGGCAAAAACTAGGGCGCAAAGCATGCGGGCAATGCTAAGCTCTGCATGCGGCTGCGTTTTCATGAATGGCGTTCCACGCGCATGGCGAATCACACGAATTCTAACCACGAGACACACCTGACGATGCAAGTGGTCAACCACGTTCGATCGATGATCGAAAATGGGACGCTACGGGCGGGCGACAAGATTCCGCCAGAACGCGAGTTTGCAAAGGAGCTGAAGATCAGCCGCGCGAGTTTGCGTGCTGGTATCGGGCATCTGGCTGCGATGGGCGTGTTGAATGTGCGGCACGGCGTGGGGACATTTGTTGCCGATGGACCACCGGCGTTGGGAACAGCATCGCTTGCGCTGTTGGGCGCGCTGCATGGATTCAAACCGTGGCAGATGTTTGAGGCGCGGGTGATCCTCGAGAGTCATCTGGCGGCGATGGCGGCGGAGCGCGGCAAGGAAGAGCACTTCACCGCGCTGGCAGAGGAAGTCACGGAAATGTACGCGACCTTCCATGAGCCACAGGAATATCTGATTCACGACATGCGCTTTCACCGCACGATAGCCGAGGCATCGGGCAATCCGATTCTTGCTCTTCTGATGGAGACGATCACGGTGGCGCTCTACGATGAA
This genomic window contains:
- a CDS encoding multicopper oxidase family protein — encoded protein: MITRRRFVAGSGMVLAGGVLGRKISAAEKAEALDPSTLKAFVDPLPVPAVAKAVGVRQNPEDSKEQIPFYHVAMREAMVKVHRDLPPTKMWTLGGSFPGPTIETQIAKGMIVEWMNELPAKHFLPIDHSLHGAGKDVPEVRGVVHLHGGRTPPESDGYPEEWVVPGKSQTCFYPSSQHAALLFYHDHTMGINRLNTYAGMMGMFIIRDPREDVYALPSGKYEIPLLICDRMLKTDGQLEYPVSEKTGEVWVPEVFGNAILANGKLLPYCEVEPRLYRFRVMNGSNGRFFRFSLESGAEFYQVGSDQGLLVAPAKLKRVTMAPGERADLLIDFSSMAGQRVNFVSDSFSILQFRVGKTAAGERGVVPEKLHEFERIAESSAVKTRQLTLDENMDDIQRSMGMLLNKTPWHAPITEKPVLDSTEIWELVNLTDDSHPIHLHLVRFQILDRRRFEAFHFQDKGELWFTGPVVKPDANEMGWKDTVRCDPNMVTRIIVPFNGYAGRYVWHCHVLEHEDNEMMRPFEVVKG
- a CDS encoding beta-L-arabinofuranosidase domain-containing protein, yielding MKSESDWFINRRAFCKQLSAAAALAANTRAFGFPATGPTDNAVKNRAPLTPNTFDPLPLGAIRPAGWLRAQLQIQGNGLGGHLDETWADVGPNSGWLGGTGESWERGPYYLDGLVPLAYQLDDARLKAKAQKYIDWTLNNQQPNGMIGPRSNDDWWPRMVILKALTQYQEATGDSRVIPFMQRYFSYQISQLSTRPLRDWGKFRWHDEVLSVLWLYNRTGDPKLIELAKLLHQQGYDWQAEFANFQYTHRITREFIKLDEHKGLSDTALATHGVNNAMALKASPVWSLLSGNNTDRNALMHQLAELDRYHGLPNGIFSADEHLAGPNPSQGTELCTVVEMMYSLEVALAVMGTPILGDRLERLAYNCLPGTFTDDMWAHQYNQQPNQVQCSLNHKPWTTDGPESNLFGLEPNFGCCAANFHQGWPKLTANLWMASSDDGIAALVYAPSEVQATIRSTPVRITEQTEYPFRDKIRIAVHAEKALNFPLQLRIPAWAKDAGIRVNGQSQPSPPAGTFAKIERTWKQGDTVELTLPLEARANKGFNNSIAFERGPLVFSYPIGEDWLKLRDRGMTADWQVYPTTQWNYAVKTDEIKATELPVAEGPFTLKASPVKLEVKARKLPAWVAEDGVANPVPQSPVTCDQPEETVTLVPYAAAKLRITAFPELKI
- a CDS encoding cytochrome c3 family protein, producing MFRSRFHSEFLLCIFLFLPLLHVSAQTSTKATFVGSEQCRKCHEQIYASWSKTRMANVVRDPAKHPEALLGDFTHPDPVRTFDLKDVAFVYGSRWKQRYFTRRGDEYYVLPAQWDIAQKKWLPFHVEKGTDWWAAYYPDSNFDRPTGPLCDGCHSVNYNIETKQVTEWNVGCEKCHGPGSDHVLHPTKDNIVNPRNLDNVRGTDVCMQCHTQGRPLQETIEGKYYDWPVGYLPGQRLSDYWRLEESKLGTQDFYYFPDGTAHKNRMQGNDFIHSNMYHRGLRCFDCHDVHSSDNPSNLIATGNELCLGCHTKENPAGLKTSVAEHTHHAETSAGSQCAACHMPKIEVTIKGQFVSSHTFNFIWPKMTEQFGIPNACNTCHKDKTPAWATEQLQHWNTISPWRAGS
- a CDS encoding SDR family NAD(P)-dependent oxidoreductase, whose amino-acid sequence is MSHPLSLEGKTAVIVGGTSGIGRALSLGLADAGANVIASARRKEQVEETAAAIEAKGKRTLRVTSDVAERASLENLLVETLKHFEKVDILINCAGKIKRAPTLTFPEEEWQSIMDTNLTGTLRACQIFGKHMLDRGYGRIINIASLNTFVALNEVAAYAASKAAVASLTRSLAVEWSKHGVCVNAIAPGVFRTALNAELLDSTPRGKELLMRTPMGRFGKTEEVVGAAIFLSSDGASYVTGQTLVVDGGFLASGVNQ
- a CDS encoding lactate racemase domain-containing protein, which produces MSLYLSTGSSTTELAPDQLRELLFQALDAIGARKRVLVVPPDQTRAHSRAGDITRYAYEYYGDKLEAILPALGTHSAMSPASLTRMFGEVPHSLFRVHNWRTDVETLGEVPAEYIYQQSEGKLNYAWPAQVNRLIVRGGFDLVLSIGQVVPHEVIGMANYNKNILIGTGGRESINRSHYLGAVYGMERIMGRAHNPVREVLNYASDKFLKNIPIVYVHTVVGRNAQGRLAVRGLFVGDDVECFHRAADLSLEVNFEMLDRSIQKAVVYLEPQEFKSTWLGNKAVYRTRMALADGGELIVLAPGVKEFGEDKTIDALIRKYGYRGTPSTLEAVEKHPDLASDLSAAAHLIHGSSEGRFNITYCPGSLTQQEIESVGFRYADLATMTGRYDPTKLANGYNTVNGEEIFFISNPGLGLWAYKGHFT
- a CDS encoding MFS transporter, giving the protein MTASGNSIEPALADDLIVSRPVSSHTRWTICALLFAATSINYMDRQVLGILAPTLQHSIGWTEAQYGYIVSAFQFAYAVGLILAGQMVDRFGTRIGYAIVMGIWSISAMAHSLAHSAFGFGVARFFLGLGESGNFPAAIKTTAEWFPQGERSLATGIFNSGTNLGAILAPAIVPWVTIRYGWRASFLITGAFSAAWIVWWLTHYRKPSDHPKVSQSELDKINSDPPQSVAKIPWSKIIGYRQTWAFSLAKFLTDPIWWFYLYWLPKFFDARFHLGLTHLGLPLIIVYNASAVGSIGGGWLPALFNRTGTSMIKARLTTMLLFACMVTPIFFASRTDSEWVAVGLLSLAAAAHQGWSANLFTTASDMFPKSAVGAVVGIGGMAGSVGGVLFSLSTGWILEITHSYSSLFGIAASAYLIALLVLRTLAPGLKKIEVPA
- the uxaC gene encoding glucuronate isomerase, yielding MLHPDRLFPADPGTRAIARRLYASISDLPIISPHGHTEAAWFAKNDPFPDPAQLLILPDHYIYRMLYSQGVSMHELGIRQTGAPDSYKIDSRKVWRIFAEHYHLFSGTPTRIWLDYEFEILFGLDQRISAATADHYFDVIAEKLQQPEFLPRALYERFHLEALSTTDSPLDSLEHHQAIRESNWKARILPTFRPDSVVDPAFQGFRENIGKLGDQTGEDTSTWPGYLNGLRKTRQRFKSLGATATDHGHPTANTANLSPQESEKLFAATLSGNSSPEQQELFRAQMLTEMARMSIDDGLVMQLHPGSFRNHNQKVFEQFGRDSGADIPTRTDYVHGLKPLLDLFGNEPSFTFILFTLDESTFSRELAPLAGHYPCLRLGPPWWFFDSPEGMLRFRELATETAGFYNTVGFNDDTRAFLSIPARHDVARRIDCNYLARLVAEHRIDEDEAFDLAQDLTINLVRKAYRL
- a CDS encoding FadR/GntR family transcriptional regulator, coding for MRLRFHEWRSTRMANHTNSNHETHLTMQVVNHVRSMIENGTLRAGDKIPPEREFAKELKISRASLRAGIGHLAAMGVLNVRHGVGTFVADGPPALGTASLALLGALHGFKPWQMFEARVILESHLAAMAAERGKEEHFTALAEEVTEMYATFHEPQEYLIHDMRFHRTIAEASGNPILALLMETITVALYDERRKTVEHARDLKEAAEVHREIYRAIRSRNVNEARSVMEKHLKLAETAQESERKRAASKKKSARKDSNGE